Proteins co-encoded in one Megalops cyprinoides isolate fMegCyp1 chromosome 1, fMegCyp1.pri, whole genome shotgun sequence genomic window:
- the LOC118784621 gene encoding muscarinic acetylcholine receptor M3-like, which yields MNLTSNSTESSFYLTKSPPGMRAYQDTDVLPANPWPERHNTGENDTFLGGSSNLTSLYNATLAPTVAYDPLGGHTIWQVILIVFFTGLLSLVTIIGNILVLVSFKVNKQLKTVNNYYLLSLAFADLIIGVISMNLYTTYIIMNQWALGNWACDLWLAIDYVASNASVMNLLVISFDRYFSVTRPLTYRAKRTTKRAVTMIGLAWSISFVLWAPAILFWQFFVGERTVLPGKCYIQFLSEPIITFCTAIAAFYLPVTIMTVLYWRIYKETENRSKELAGLRGSGNQGETANIVQQTGSSRSCSSYELNQPEQKSAAKRTGGRRFRFWPLIKAGKPSSEGEQEHSSSDSWNNNDAGASMDQSDSDEEEIPETRAIYSIVLNLPGMKAAVTSQLTSSEDLDVSEEDPLKSKGEGRASARDRGDKERNSYHQRFSKTQVQSMPSMETSKPAGTLPPATKSPSVPISFKDAAMAKRFASKAKTQITKRKKMSLVKEKKAAQTLSAILFAFIITWTPYNIMVLVNTFCNDCIPEALWALGYWLCYVNSTVNPMCYALCNKTFRTTFKMILLCQWDNKKRNKPQFQQRQSVAFRRKIPGDSS from the coding sequence ATGAACCTGACCTccaacagcacagagtccaGCTTCTATCTGACCAAAAGCCCCCCAGGAATGCGAGCCTACCAAGACACAGATGTTCTACCGGCAAACCCCTGGCCCGAGCGTCATAATACGGGCGAAAATGACACCTTTCTTGGTGGGAGCTCAAATCTGACAAGCCTGTATAATGCCACCCTGGCCCCGACCGTGGCGTACGACCCCCTGGGGGGCCACACCATCTGGCAGGTCATCCTGATCGTCTTCTTCACTGGGCTCTTGTCCCTGGTGACCATCATCGGCAACATCCTCGTCCTGGTATCCTTCAAGGTGAACAAGCAGCTGAAGACGGTCAATAACTATTACTTGCTTAGCCTCGCGTTTGCGGATCTGATCATCGGAGTGATCTCAATGAACCTCTACACAACTTACATTATAATGAACCAGTGGGCCTTGGGAAACTGGGCCTGTGACTTGTGGCTCGCCATTGACTACGTGGCCAGCAACGCCTCCGTCATGAACCTGCTGGTCATCAGCTTTGACAGGTACTTTTCAGTCACCAGGCCGCTCACATACAGGGCGAAAAGAACAACCAAAAGAGCCGTGACAATGATCGGACTCGCCTGGTCCATCTCCTTTGTCCTTTGGGCCCCCGCCATCTTGTTCTGGCAGTTCTTTGTCGGGGAGCGTACCGTCCTGCCCGGCAAATGCTACATACAGTTCCTGTCGGAGCCCATAATCACCTTTTGCACGGCGATAGCGGCGTTCTACTTGCCGGTCACCATCATGACCGTGCTCTACTGGAGGATCTATAAGGAAACGGAGAACCGGTCCAAAGAGCTGGCCGGTCTGCGAGGCTCGGGAAACCAGGGGGAGACGGCCAACATCGTCCAGCAGACCGGCAGCTCCCGCAGCTGCAGCAGCTACGAGCTCAACCAGCCGGAGCAGAAGAGCGCCGCCAAGAGGACAGGAGGCCGTCGTTTCCGCTTCTGGCCCCTGATCAAGGCCGGGAAGCCCAGCAGCGAGGGGGagcaggagcacagcagcagcgACAGCTGGAACAACAACGATGCCGGGGCATCCATGGATCAGTCCGACTCGGACGAGGAGGAGATCCCTGAGACCCGTGCCATCTACTCCATCGTCCTCAACCTGCCCGGCATGAAGGCGGCCGTCACCTCCCAGCTCACATCCTCCGAGGACCTGGACGTGTCCGAGGAGGACCCGCTTAAGTCCAAGGGCGAGGGCAGGGCCTCAGCGAGGGACAGGGGTGACAAGGAGCGCAACAGCTACCACCAGCGCTTCTCCAAGACGCAGGTCCAGTCCATGCCCTCGATGGAGACATCCAAGCCGGCCGGCACGCTGCCCCCGGCCACCAAGTCCCCGTCTGTGCCCATCTCCTTCAAGGACGCCGCCATGGCCAAGCGTTTCGCCTCCAAGGCCAAGACGCAGATCACCAAGCGCAAGAAGATGTCGCTGGTGAAGGAGAAGAAGGCGGCACAGACCCTGAGCGCCATCCTCTTCGCCTTCATCATCACGTGGACGCCATACAACATCATGGTGCTGGTCAACACCTTCTGCAACGACTGCATCCCCGAGGCGCTGTGGGCCCTGGGCTACTGGCTGTGCTACGTGAACAGCACGGTCAACCCCATGTGCTACGCCCTCTGCAACAAGACCTTCCGGACCACTTTCAAAATGATCCTGCTCTGCCAGTGGGACAACAAGAAGAGGAACAAGCCGCAGTTCCAGCAGAGGCAGTCCGTGGCCTTCCGCAGAAAGATCCCGGGAGACTCCTCATAG